The following are encoded together in the Streptomyces rapamycinicus NRRL 5491 genome:
- a CDS encoding AfsR/SARP family transcriptional regulator has product MRFTVLGPVRAWREDAELELGPPKQRALLALLLVRAGQPVALSEIVDVLWAQDPPSTAVNVVHRHVGSVRRLLEPGLAARAEGSRLVRSSGGYRLNADPDALDLLRFRHLSESARRTAAEGEPERGAELFARALALWQGPTATGVPSDIQTHPVFSGVDRELLAIAKEAATTALASGVPEQLPTVLQQFAAHHALDETLQAQLIRVLATTGRRAEALEVFSSARDRLADQLGVAPGPELRAAHREVVPRSTPAPAEPVQPTPPATPPAPAVRPAQLPPDLPAFSGRHGELAGIHALLPEGAGIAPPAPLVISAIDGMAGIGKTALAVHWAHRIAHRFPDGQLYANLRGFDPTGSMMSPNEALRGFLHALGTPPSRVPTGLDAKTALYRSLLAGRRMLVLLDNVVDSQHVRPLLPGSPGCLTIVTSRNQLHGLIASEGARPLTLGPLSPAESHEALVRRLGTDRVAAEPQAVATIIRLCGRLPLALAVVAARAATRPSFPLSSVAAELRESQGNLDAFAGADPSTDARSVFSWSYRALEPEAARLFRLLALHPGPEVSTAAAASLAGLPLRVTRALLAALTRAHLLMEPDPGRYTFHDLLRAYAMELVQDHEAEEIRQDARHRMFDHYLHTARTAATRLAPHRTEPLPVSPARPDAAPEHLGGQERAEAWLSAERRVLLSVVEHARDHGFPAHAWQLAVTLELFLDRCGHWQEQTAVQRTALGAARALSDRLGQAHGHRTLGFAEGRLGRYEEAYGHLERALELFTELGERAGQSRTLRALAFLANCQGRYQEALDHYRPALGHYVALDHISGQASVLNEIGWTHILLGEYEHALARCREAVELHRRIGDASGEAAALDSLGYAYHHLGRYEQALTSYGRALAVYREISDRYLEADTLHHQGDTRLAQGDVATALTDWRRALEILQELNHPDARVLDGKLGQYRQSPHPASALSG; this is encoded by the coding sequence GTGCGATTTACGGTGTTAGGCCCGGTCAGGGCGTGGCGCGAGGACGCCGAATTGGAGCTGGGCCCGCCCAAACAGCGAGCGCTGCTGGCGCTGTTGTTGGTGCGGGCGGGGCAGCCGGTGGCGCTCAGCGAGATCGTCGACGTCCTGTGGGCACAGGATCCGCCGAGCACCGCGGTGAATGTGGTGCACCGCCATGTGGGCTCGGTGCGCCGGCTGCTGGAACCGGGCCTGGCGGCGCGGGCGGAGGGCAGCCGGCTGGTGCGCAGCTCCGGCGGCTACCGGCTGAACGCCGACCCGGACGCGCTGGATCTGCTGCGCTTCCGGCACCTGAGCGAATCGGCCCGGCGCACCGCCGCCGAGGGGGAGCCGGAGCGGGGGGCCGAGCTCTTCGCCCGGGCGCTCGCCCTATGGCAGGGGCCGACCGCCACCGGAGTCCCCTCAGACATCCAGACCCATCCTGTCTTCTCCGGTGTCGACCGTGAACTTCTGGCCATCGCGAAGGAGGCCGCCACCACGGCGCTCGCCTCCGGGGTCCCGGAGCAACTGCCCACCGTGCTGCAGCAGTTCGCCGCCCACCACGCGCTGGACGAGACCCTCCAGGCCCAGCTGATCCGGGTGCTCGCCACCACCGGGCGGCGGGCCGAGGCGCTGGAGGTCTTCTCCTCGGCGCGGGACCGGCTGGCGGACCAGCTCGGTGTGGCGCCGGGCCCGGAGTTGCGCGCCGCCCACCGCGAGGTGGTGCCCCGGTCGACCCCGGCCCCCGCCGAGCCGGTCCAGCCCACCCCTCCGGCGACGCCGCCCGCCCCGGCGGTCCGCCCGGCCCAACTGCCGCCCGATCTGCCCGCGTTCAGCGGACGCCACGGCGAACTCGCCGGTATCCACGCGCTGCTGCCCGAGGGCGCCGGGATCGCCCCACCGGCCCCGCTGGTGATCAGCGCGATCGACGGGATGGCCGGGATCGGCAAGACCGCGCTGGCCGTGCACTGGGCGCACCGGATCGCCCACCGCTTCCCGGACGGACAGCTCTACGCCAATCTGCGCGGCTTCGATCCGACCGGTTCGATGATGTCGCCGAACGAGGCGCTGCGCGGATTCCTCCACGCTCTGGGGACCCCGCCGAGCCGGGTGCCCACGGGTCTGGACGCCAAGACCGCGCTGTACCGCAGTCTGCTGGCGGGGCGGCGGATGCTGGTCCTGCTGGACAATGTGGTGGACTCGCAGCACGTACGCCCGCTGCTGCCCGGCTCCCCCGGCTGTCTGACCATCGTCACCAGCCGCAATCAGCTGCACGGTCTGATAGCGAGCGAGGGGGCCCGTCCTCTTACTCTGGGGCCGCTGTCCCCGGCCGAGTCCCATGAGGCGCTCGTCCGGCGGCTGGGTACGGACCGGGTCGCCGCGGAGCCGCAGGCGGTGGCGACCATCATCCGGCTGTGCGGGCGGCTGCCGCTCGCGCTGGCGGTGGTGGCCGCCCGCGCCGCGACCCGTCCCTCCTTTCCCCTTTCTTCTGTCGCCGCCGAGTTGCGCGAGAGCCAGGGCAACCTCGACGCGTTCGCGGGCGCCGATCCGAGCACCGACGCGCGGAGCGTCTTCTCCTGGTCCTACCGGGCGCTGGAGCCGGAGGCCGCCCGGCTGTTCCGGCTGCTCGCCCTGCACCCCGGGCCCGAGGTCTCCACCGCGGCGGCCGCGAGCCTGGCCGGGCTGCCGCTCCGGGTCACCCGGGCCCTGCTGGCCGCGCTCACCCGAGCCCATCTGCTGATGGAGCCCGACCCGGGCCGCTACACCTTCCACGATCTGCTGCGGGCGTACGCCATGGAGCTGGTCCAGGACCATGAGGCGGAGGAGATCCGCCAGGACGCCCGGCACCGGATGTTCGACCACTATCTGCACACCGCGCGCACCGCCGCCACGCGGCTCGCCCCGCACCGGACCGAACCGCTGCCGGTGTCCCCGGCCCGGCCCGACGCGGCGCCCGAGCACCTCGGCGGCCAGGAGCGCGCCGAGGCATGGCTCTCGGCCGAGCGCCGCGTACTGCTGTCGGTCGTCGAGCACGCGCGGGACCACGGATTCCCGGCCCACGCCTGGCAGTTGGCCGTGACACTGGAGCTCTTCCTGGACCGGTGCGGCCACTGGCAGGAGCAGACCGCCGTCCAGCGCACCGCGCTGGGGGCGGCCCGCGCTCTGTCCGACCGGCTCGGTCAGGCGCACGGCCACCGCACCCTGGGCTTCGCCGAGGGACGGCTGGGCCGGTACGAGGAGGCGTACGGCCATCTGGAGCGGGCGCTGGAGCTGTTCACGGAGCTCGGCGAGCGGGCCGGGCAGTCCCGCACCCTGCGCGCCCTGGCCTTCCTGGCCAACTGTCAGGGCCGCTACCAGGAGGCGCTGGACCACTACCGGCCCGCGCTCGGCCACTATGTCGCCCTGGACCACATCAGCGGACAGGCCAGCGTGCTCAACGAGATCGGCTGGACCCATATCCTGCTCGGTGAGTACGAACACGCCCTGGCCCGTTGCCGGGAGGCCGTCGAACTGCACCGGCGGATCGGCGACGCGTCCGGCGAGGCCGCCGCGCTGGACAGCCTGGGGTACGCGTACCACCACCTCGGACGGTACGAGCAGGCCCTCACCTCGTACGGCCGGGCGCTCGCCGTCTACCGCGAGATCAGCGACCGGTATCTGGAGGCCGACACCCTGCACCACCAGGGGGACACCCGGTTGGCCCAGGGCGATGTGGCCACCGCCCTCACCGACTGGCGGCGGGCCCTGGAAATCCTCCAGGAGCTGAACCACCCCGATGCCCGGGTCCTCGACGGCAAACTGGGGCAGTACCGGCAGTCGCCGCATCCGGCCTCGGCTCTGAGCGGATGA
- a CDS encoding sigma-70 family RNA polymerase sigma factor, with translation MDINAAAVMTDADTFLTTLYRRHGSALLRLAARLLGGDWHRAQDIVQEVAIRAWQRPMDVGPMDATVRHRLFTVVDDLVGDLVRDAHQDQVEPRMEMAGEADLAMPAAPDTVDQTLTARVVWDALADLAPPQREVLLQLHYLDRSVSQAARALGVPPGTVKSRTYYATRALRSALRARGITDC, from the coding sequence ATGGACATCAACGCGGCGGCCGTCATGACCGACGCCGACACTTTCTTAACGACGCTGTACCGGCGCCACGGTTCGGCGCTGCTCCGGCTGGCGGCCCGGCTGCTGGGCGGGGACTGGCACCGGGCCCAGGACATCGTGCAGGAGGTGGCGATCCGGGCCTGGCAGCGGCCGATGGACGTCGGCCCCATGGACGCCACCGTCCGTCACCGGCTGTTCACGGTGGTGGACGATCTGGTCGGCGATCTGGTCCGCGACGCCCACCAGGACCAGGTGGAGCCGCGGATGGAGATGGCCGGTGAGGCCGATCTGGCGATGCCGGCCGCGCCGGACACGGTCGATCAGACGCTCACCGCCCGGGTGGTGTGGGACGCCCTGGCGGACCTGGCGCCCCCGCAGCGGGAGGTGCTGCTGCAGCTGCACTATCTGGACCGCAGTGTGAGCCAGGCGGCCCGGGCGCTCGGGGTGCCTCCCGGAACCGTCAAGTCGCGGACGTACTACGCGACTCGGGCGCTGCGGTCGGCCCTGCGGGCGAGGGGGATCACCGACTGCTGA
- a CDS encoding ABC transporter substrate-binding protein yields the protein MPGHRATAGTTALLTLLVLVLAGCSTSRGSDTAGDGPVRLTFWSALRGSQEVVDEFNRTHTDIKVNFQQVPSGEQGGWAKLSNAARAGNAPDVATIEYPQLPSFTIDGVPRDISKLLPDSVRRKILPQALDLTTFDGRTYAVPVDIEPMVFLYRKDIFTKNHIPVPKTWAEFESSARKLKKEQPRSRIASLFTTGGTLYMAGYAWQAGAQWYQTSNDTWRVSMDDAPTRKVAGYWQRLKDDDLVRVEPGSSQQWRAHLRSGETAGYLAGAWAAGSMMASTPDGKGKWAIAPMPQWDPAKPKVSTQGGSTFMVTKDSRHPKEAMEFISWMVTSPDALRAKLASGVSSAFPSVPSLVPVARKEMDTSYYSGQDIFDLFGKQAEMITSSWKWGPRMVSTTTSGDDGLARAGAGSGTVLGALREAQSRTMPDLKSLGLSVTTD from the coding sequence ATGCCCGGACACCGGGCTACGGCGGGCACCACCGCACTGCTCACGCTGCTCGTCCTCGTCCTGGCGGGCTGCTCCACAAGCCGCGGGTCCGACACCGCCGGTGACGGCCCCGTGCGCCTCACCTTCTGGTCGGCGCTGCGCGGCAGTCAGGAGGTCGTCGACGAGTTCAACCGCACCCACACCGACATCAAGGTGAACTTCCAGCAGGTCCCCTCCGGGGAACAGGGCGGCTGGGCCAAGCTCAGCAACGCCGCCCGCGCGGGCAACGCCCCCGATGTCGCCACCATCGAATACCCCCAGCTGCCCAGCTTCACCATCGACGGCGTACCCCGGGACATCTCCAAGCTGCTGCCCGACTCGGTGCGCCGCAAGATCCTGCCGCAGGCGCTGGACCTCACCACCTTCGACGGGCGCACCTACGCCGTACCGGTGGACATCGAGCCGATGGTCTTCCTGTACCGCAAGGACATCTTCACCAAGAACCACATCCCGGTCCCCAAGACCTGGGCGGAGTTCGAGAGTTCGGCCCGCAAGCTCAAGAAGGAACAGCCCCGGTCGCGGATCGCCAGCCTCTTCACCACCGGCGGCACCCTCTACATGGCCGGGTACGCCTGGCAGGCCGGGGCCCAGTGGTACCAGACCTCCAACGACACCTGGCGCGTCTCCATGGACGACGCCCCCACCCGCAAGGTCGCCGGCTACTGGCAGCGGCTGAAGGACGACGACCTGGTGCGCGTCGAACCCGGCTCCAGCCAGCAGTGGCGGGCCCATCTGCGCAGCGGTGAGACGGCCGGTTATCTGGCGGGCGCCTGGGCCGCGGGCTCCATGATGGCGTCCACCCCCGACGGCAAGGGCAAATGGGCCATCGCGCCCATGCCGCAGTGGGATCCGGCGAAGCCCAAGGTGAGCACGCAGGGCGGGTCGACCTTCATGGTCACCAAGGACAGCCGGCACCCCAAGGAGGCCATGGAGTTCATCTCCTGGATGGTGACCAGCCCCGACGCCCTGCGCGCCAAGCTCGCCAGCGGTGTCAGCAGCGCCTTCCCGTCCGTGCCAAGCCTGGTCCCGGTGGCCCGCAAGGAGATGGACACCAGCTACTACTCCGGACAGGACATCTTCGACCTCTTCGGGAAGCAGGCCGAGATGATCACGTCCAGCTGGAAGTGGGGACCGCGGATGGTCTCGACCACCACCTCCGGCGACGACGGGCTCGCCCGGGCCGGAGCCGGCAGCGGCACCGTCCTGGGGGCCCTGCGCGAAGCCCA
- a CDS encoding RNA polymerase sigma factor — translation MEHTHQARVGRKAGARRAVTGHLRQAADDEAAAEPPAVEHPDTEGFPGPEHTDRPVRPPSDHELTRRLVEGYRSGSSSPAAADLLYRRHHPATLRYARTCCRDPHDAEDLASEAFFRTFQAVRAGGGPRGPWRPYLLTVVRHTAMEWSAGERRVLLTADFESWRQHAPTADPQQHLVAREDRRLLIRSFRGLPERWQTVLWLTLVEEEPPHRAAMVLGISPSGVTSLAFRAREGLRESYLRAHLESARDDRCRHYSGQLGASVRRGGGRGRALARHLAECAFCSHAYRELLGLNAAMRTAPRTAAPAGARG, via the coding sequence ATGGAACACACTCACCAGGCGCGCGTCGGCCGGAAGGCCGGCGCGCGCCGCGCTGTCACCGGACACTTACGCCAGGCCGCGGACGACGAGGCGGCCGCCGAACCTCCGGCGGTGGAGCATCCGGACACCGAGGGGTTCCCGGGACCGGAACATACCGACCGACCGGTCCGTCCCCCCTCGGACCACGAGCTCACCCGGCGGCTGGTCGAGGGCTACCGGTCGGGCAGCAGCAGCCCGGCCGCGGCCGACCTGCTCTACCGCCGCCACCACCCGGCGACCCTTCGCTACGCCCGGACCTGCTGCCGTGACCCCCATGACGCCGAGGACCTGGCCTCCGAGGCGTTCTTCCGCACCTTCCAGGCCGTTCGCGCCGGGGGCGGTCCGCGGGGTCCCTGGCGGCCGTATCTGCTCACCGTGGTACGCCATACGGCGATGGAGTGGAGCGCCGGGGAGCGCCGGGTGCTGCTCACCGCCGACTTCGAGTCCTGGCGGCAGCACGCGCCCACGGCCGACCCCCAGCAGCATCTGGTGGCCCGGGAGGACCGCCGGCTGCTCATCCGCAGCTTCCGGGGACTCCCCGAGCGCTGGCAGACCGTGCTGTGGCTGACCCTCGTCGAGGAGGAACCCCCGCACCGGGCGGCCATGGTCCTGGGCATCTCCCCCAGCGGGGTGACCTCGCTGGCCTTCCGGGCCCGGGAAGGGCTGCGGGAGTCATATCTGCGGGCCCATCTGGAGTCGGCGCGCGACGACCGGTGCCGGCACTACAGCGGCCAGCTCGGCGCCTCGGTGCGCCGCGGCGGGGGGCGCGGCCGGGCGCTGGCGCGCCATCTCGCCGAATGCGCCTTCTGCTCCCACGCCTACCGCGAACTCCTCGGTCTCAACGCCGCGATGCGCACGGCCCCGCGTACGGCGGCGCCCGCCGGGGCCAGGGGCTGA
- a CDS encoding PucR family transcriptional regulator codes for MMGELVNRIWSRPRGEWTRVLRNELPSLADEVVENLRHRIPGFAELLEDSERDKVRWGVEQALLTALGHRKAGEDGAGEPGAASGEEALAEVPPERARRDLFEALIGEVAVSERTLVELSRAARWPLPETVQAIALPTPGEAPQLAAVLGDTLIGAVGDELCLLIPDPDADPGPTPDTGTAAAQEGEKDPEREPTPAEPGTRAALETALRGRTAAVGHVVPLNDASSSVRWARRLLTLAPARSGPEARVLFVDDHLSMLLLLQDESLVRALAARWLKPLVGLTPRQSERLQMTLLAWLEGGGAPEAAKALKVHPQTVRYRLRQIEKLFGPGLRDPRIRFELEMALRGRRLMAQVDRIRRHASRVSRRTRTGAPPGVRPLGIAREARVNGL; via the coding sequence ATGATGGGCGAACTCGTGAACCGCATCTGGTCCCGCCCCCGTGGCGAGTGGACCCGCGTGCTGCGCAATGAACTCCCGTCCCTGGCCGACGAGGTGGTTGAGAACCTTCGGCACAGAATCCCGGGATTCGCCGAACTCCTGGAGGACTCTGAGCGAGACAAGGTCCGATGGGGAGTCGAGCAGGCTCTCCTGACCGCACTCGGCCACCGCAAGGCGGGCGAGGACGGCGCGGGCGAACCGGGCGCCGCCTCCGGTGAGGAGGCACTGGCCGAGGTGCCGCCCGAGCGGGCCCGGCGCGATCTGTTCGAGGCCCTCATCGGCGAGGTGGCGGTCTCCGAGCGCACCCTGGTGGAGCTCTCCCGGGCCGCCCGCTGGCCGCTTCCCGAGACGGTGCAGGCCATCGCCCTGCCCACCCCGGGCGAGGCCCCGCAGCTGGCCGCCGTGTTGGGAGACACCCTCATCGGCGCGGTCGGCGACGAGCTGTGCCTGCTGATCCCCGACCCGGACGCGGACCCGGGGCCCACCCCGGACACCGGCACCGCCGCTGCCCAGGAGGGCGAGAAGGACCCGGAGCGGGAACCCACTCCGGCCGAGCCCGGCACCCGGGCGGCGCTGGAGACCGCGCTGCGCGGCCGTACCGCGGCCGTGGGCCATGTGGTGCCGCTCAACGACGCCTCCTCCTCGGTGCGTTGGGCCCGGCGCCTGCTGACCCTGGCGCCCGCCCGCTCCGGCCCCGAGGCCCGGGTGCTCTTCGTCGACGACCATCTGTCGATGCTGCTGCTCCTTCAGGACGAGTCGCTGGTCCGGGCGCTGGCCGCCCGGTGGCTCAAGCCGCTGGTCGGGCTGACCCCCCGGCAGAGCGAGCGCCTGCAGATGACGCTGCTGGCCTGGCTCGAGGGCGGTGGCGCGCCCGAGGCGGCCAAGGCCCTCAAGGTGCATCCGCAGACCGTGCGCTACCGGCTGCGCCAGATCGAGAAGCTCTTCGGGCCCGGCCTCCGGGACCCCCGAATACGCTTCGAGCTGGAGATGGCGCTGCGCGGCCGCAGGCTGATGGCGCAGGTTGACCGGATACGGCGGCACGCGTCCCGGGTGAGCCGCCGGACCCGTACCGGCGCACCCCCCGGTGTCCGGCCACTGGGCATCGCCAGGGAGGCGCGCGTCAACGGACTCTGA
- a CDS encoding LacI family DNA-binding transcriptional regulator, with translation MREPAQKRQARIAALVEARGSARITDLADELAVSVVTVRRDVEELAQRGELRRGHGVARSLRPMPTESTATGDTIGMVVPERNTYLTEVVQAAREAAEKAGLRLALHIAADERGTERAVRQALDAGARGLLLAPRWRTEAEARADHAWLAALEVPVVLVERRPHRGSAIYGLDCVRSDHAYGVHLALEHLISLGHLRIVLAARDDSPTARVIRSEFAAQTAARAISEGCPVMLSSRTAGPDPRPRDEREADLAAAVRRAGATAALIHGDMDALVLVQRLREAGIEVPRDCSVVAYNDVVADMGQIALTAVAPPKGEVGQAALELLTRQLERTRAGRWAGAARHLELLPDLVVRDSTAQLL, from the coding sequence ATGCGGGAGCCGGCGCAGAAGCGGCAGGCACGGATCGCGGCCCTCGTGGAGGCCCGGGGCAGCGCCCGGATCACCGATCTAGCGGATGAGCTGGCGGTGTCCGTCGTCACCGTACGGCGGGACGTGGAGGAGCTGGCCCAGCGCGGGGAACTGCGCCGCGGCCACGGGGTGGCGCGCTCGCTGCGGCCGATGCCCACGGAGTCCACCGCCACCGGCGACACCATCGGCATGGTGGTCCCGGAGCGCAACACCTACCTCACCGAGGTCGTCCAGGCGGCGCGCGAGGCCGCCGAGAAGGCCGGGCTGCGGCTCGCGCTGCACATCGCCGCGGACGAGCGCGGGACCGAGCGCGCGGTCCGCCAGGCGCTGGACGCGGGCGCGCGCGGGCTGCTGCTCGCCCCGCGCTGGCGCACCGAGGCGGAGGCGCGGGCGGACCACGCCTGGCTCGCCGCCCTGGAGGTCCCCGTGGTGCTGGTGGAGCGCCGGCCCCACCGGGGCAGCGCGATCTACGGGCTGGACTGTGTGCGCTCCGACCACGCCTACGGGGTGCATCTGGCGCTGGAGCACCTGATCTCGCTGGGGCACCTGCGGATCGTGCTGGCGGCGCGCGACGACAGCCCCACCGCACGGGTGATCCGGTCGGAGTTCGCCGCGCAGACCGCGGCCCGCGCCATCAGCGAGGGGTGCCCGGTGATGCTCAGCTCGCGCACCGCGGGGCCCGATCCCCGCCCGCGCGACGAGCGGGAGGCCGACCTGGCCGCCGCGGTGCGCCGCGCCGGGGCCACCGCCGCGCTGATCCACGGCGACATGGACGCGCTGGTGCTGGTCCAGCGGCTGCGCGAGGCGGGTATCGAGGTGCCGCGCGACTGCTCGGTGGTGGCCTACAACGACGTGGTCGCCGACATGGGGCAGATCGCGCTGACGGCGGTGGCCCCGCCCAAGGGGGAGGTCGGGCAGGCGGCGCTGGAGCTGCTGACCCGCCAGCTGGAGCGGACCCGGGCCGGGCGGTGGGCCGGTGCCGCCCGCCATCTGGAGCTGCTGCCGGACCTGGTGGTCCGGGATTCCACCGCCCAGCTCCTCTGA
- a CDS encoding DUF1996 domain-containing protein: MRQQTHKRGRFTNKTVAIVAALALGGGGAAIIAANASAHGDKSGSEQNNTVAAKAGTIQCPDVGQQLSDVPSKAQPEVDKNLAELDNQVAKAYQQMNQQQGSNDAVLSKLNDDRSQTLNNIGSAMGGDNSQLQGMANCKWQEVANQAGQGQDGQQQGGQQQGGDQQGGQQQGGDQQGGQQGGDQQGGDQQGGEGANEVPGNAGGQAGNGPSQDDFVDITKVQPNVQQPPEAQGNGSSGTFSSECGVGDPQLRNSDNVIVAPGVGNGAHHTHDYVGNDKNDAFANNQTFEQGGTSCENQDDKSTYYWPVVRAQDGKDEADANELGGGQEGNVGTILTPKSSKIEFKGNAQSKVTAMPKFLRIITGDAKAFTNGDKNANASWSCTGFEDRQLTDKYPLCPEGSSVTRTFDFQSCWDGQNIDSANHRDHVAFAGEDGSCPNGFKAIPQLVNTITYDVPANTPFAVDGFPEQLHKPITDHDDFINVMSEDLMNEAVDCINSGKQCG, translated from the coding sequence ATGAGGCAACAGACCCACAAACGCGGGCGGTTCACTAACAAGACCGTCGCCATCGTCGCCGCGCTGGCGCTCGGCGGCGGTGGGGCCGCGATCATCGCCGCCAACGCGTCCGCCCACGGCGACAAGAGCGGCTCAGAGCAGAACAACACCGTGGCCGCGAAGGCGGGGACGATCCAGTGCCCCGACGTGGGGCAGCAGCTGAGTGACGTGCCGTCGAAGGCCCAGCCCGAGGTCGACAAGAACCTGGCCGAGCTGGACAACCAGGTGGCCAAGGCGTACCAGCAGATGAACCAGCAGCAGGGTTCGAACGACGCCGTGCTCTCCAAGCTCAACGACGACCGCTCCCAGACGCTGAACAACATCGGCTCGGCCATGGGCGGCGACAACTCCCAGCTGCAGGGCATGGCCAACTGCAAGTGGCAGGAGGTCGCCAACCAGGCCGGCCAGGGCCAGGACGGTCAACAGCAGGGCGGCCAACAGCAGGGCGGCGACCAGCAAGGTGGTCAGCAGCAAGGCGGCGACCAGCAAGGTGGTCAGCAGGGCGGCGACCAGCAAGGTGGCGACCAGCAGGGCGGCGAGGGCGCCAACGAGGTGCCCGGCAACGCCGGCGGCCAGGCCGGCAACGGCCCGTCGCAGGACGACTTCGTCGACATCACCAAGGTGCAGCCGAACGTCCAGCAGCCGCCGGAGGCCCAGGGGAACGGCTCCAGCGGCACCTTCTCCTCGGAGTGCGGCGTCGGCGACCCCCAGCTGCGCAACAGTGACAACGTCATCGTCGCGCCCGGTGTCGGCAACGGCGCCCACCACACCCACGACTACGTGGGCAACGACAAGAACGACGCCTTCGCCAACAACCAGACCTTCGAGCAGGGCGGCACCTCCTGCGAGAACCAGGACGACAAGTCGACCTACTACTGGCCCGTGGTCCGTGCCCAGGACGGCAAGGACGAGGCGGACGCCAACGAGCTCGGCGGCGGCCAGGAGGGCAACGTCGGCACGATCCTGACCCCCAAGAGCTCCAAGATCGAGTTCAAGGGCAACGCACAGAGCAAGGTCACGGCGATGCCGAAGTTCCTGCGCATCATCACCGGTGACGCCAAGGCGTTCACCAACGGCGACAAGAACGCCAACGCCTCCTGGAGCTGCACCGGCTTCGAGGACCGTCAGCTGACCGACAAGTACCCGCTCTGCCCCGAGGGCAGCTCGGTCACCCGGACCTTCGACTTCCAGAGCTGCTGGGACGGCCAGAACATCGACAGCGCCAACCACCGTGACCACGTGGCGTTCGCGGGCGAGGACGGCTCCTGCCCCAACGGCTTCAAGGCCATCCCCCAGCTGGTGAACACCATCACCTACGACGTGCCGGCCAACACCCCGTTCGCCGTCGACGGCTTCCCCGAGCAGTTGCACAAGCCCATCACGGACCACGACGACTTCATCAACGTGATGTCGGAGGACCTGATGAACGAGGCGGTGGACTGCATCAACAGCGGCAAGCAGTGCGGCTGA
- a CDS encoding DUF4142 domain-containing protein, whose product MPSANLTRSIASSRTIGTGLIIGALAVTLAAILIPVSLFGESSVALPRNGVTDDGGGTVSTQYGPLTATDRDFVRKVRLAGTWELPAGQLAEERGSREAVKTAGEHLLEGHTELNRRSEEVGRALGIQVPNQPNAQQQGWLNEMTNAGSSAEFERVFANRLRAAHGKVFNLIAQVRAESRNSMVRSLATRANAIVLDHITVLEDTGLVDFDAL is encoded by the coding sequence GTGCCATCAGCAAACCTCACCAGATCCATCGCCTCCAGCCGTACCATCGGCACCGGTCTCATCATCGGGGCGCTCGCCGTCACCCTGGCGGCGATCCTCATTCCGGTGTCGTTGTTCGGTGAGAGCAGCGTGGCCCTGCCGCGCAATGGCGTCACGGACGACGGCGGTGGGACGGTCAGCACCCAGTACGGGCCGCTCACGGCCACTGACCGGGACTTTGTCCGCAAAGTCAGGCTCGCCGGAACGTGGGAGCTTCCCGCCGGGCAGCTAGCCGAGGAGCGCGGCAGCCGGGAGGCCGTGAAGACCGCCGGTGAGCACCTCCTCGAAGGACACACCGAGCTCAACCGCCGGTCCGAGGAGGTCGGGCGGGCACTCGGAATCCAGGTGCCCAATCAGCCCAACGCACAGCAGCAGGGCTGGCTCAACGAGATGACCAACGCCGGTAGCAGCGCGGAGTTTGAGCGAGTGTTCGCGAACCGGTTGCGCGCCGCCCACGGCAAGGTGTTCAACCTTATTGCGCAAGTGCGAGCCGAGAGCCGCAACTCCATGGTCAGATCTCTGGCCACCAGGGCCAATGCCATCGTTCTCGACCACATCACGGTCCTCGAGGACACCGGGCTCGTCGACTTCGACGCCCTCTAA